Proteins from one Salmonella bongori NCTC 12419 genomic window:
- a CDS encoding YcjX family GTP-binding protein, whose amino-acid sequence MKRLKTELNALVNRGVDRHLRLAVTGLSRSGKTAFITAMVNQLLNVHAGARLPLLSAVREERLLGVKRVPQRDFGTPRFTYDEGVLQLYGNPPAWPTPTRGVSEIRLALRYRSNDALLRHFKDTSTLYLEIVDYPGEWLLDLPMLAQDYLSWSRQMNGLLQGQRAEWSAKWRQLCEGLDPLAPADENRLAEIAAAWTEYLHQCKAQGLHFIQPGRFVLPGDMAGAPALQFFPWPDVDAFGESKLAQADKQTNAGMLRERFNYYCEKVVKGFYKNHFLRFDRQIVLVDCLQPLNSGPQAFNDMRLALTQLMQSFHYGQRTLFRRLFSPVIDKLLFAATKADHVTLDQHANMVALLQQLIQDAWQNAAFEGISMDCLGLASVQATTSGVIEVNGEKIPALRGNRLSDGAPLTVYPGEVPSRLPGQAFWDSQGFQFEAFRPQVMDVDKPLPHIRLDAALEFLIGDKLR is encoded by the coding sequence ATGAAGCGACTTAAAACTGAACTCAACGCCCTGGTCAATCGTGGGGTAGACAGGCACTTGCGCCTTGCTGTAACCGGGTTGAGCCGTAGCGGTAAAACGGCGTTTATCACCGCGATGGTTAACCAGTTGCTTAATGTTCACGCGGGTGCGCGTTTGCCATTGCTCAGCGCAGTACGCGAAGAACGTCTGCTTGGCGTAAAGCGTGTACCGCAACGTGATTTTGGGACTCCCCGTTTCACCTACGATGAAGGGGTACTCCAGCTCTACGGCAATCCTCCTGCCTGGCCCACCCCGACACGCGGCGTCAGTGAGATTCGGCTGGCATTGCGCTATCGTTCAAACGACGCTTTACTGCGTCATTTTAAAGATACGTCGACATTGTATCTGGAGATCGTTGATTATCCCGGGGAATGGCTACTTGATCTGCCCATGCTGGCGCAGGATTATTTAAGCTGGTCCCGCCAGATGAATGGCCTACTGCAAGGGCAAAGGGCGGAGTGGTCGGCGAAATGGCGACAGCTTTGCGAGGGGCTCGATCCGCTGGCGCCCGCCGATGAAAACCGGCTGGCGGAAATAGCTGCCGCCTGGACGGAATATTTGCATCAGTGTAAAGCGCAGGGATTACATTTTATTCAACCTGGTCGATTTGTTTTGCCGGGCGATATGGCGGGCGCGCCGGCATTGCAGTTTTTCCCGTGGCCGGATGTGGACGCCTTCGGCGAGTCAAAACTGGCGCAGGCGGATAAACAAACGAATGCCGGAATGCTGCGTGAACGATTTAACTACTATTGCGAAAAAGTGGTTAAAGGGTTCTACAAAAATCATTTTCTACGCTTTGATCGCCAGATTGTGCTGGTGGATTGTCTGCAACCGCTCAATAGCGGGCCGCAGGCGTTTAATGATATGCGTCTCGCCTTGACGCAGTTGATGCAAAGTTTTCACTATGGCCAGCGGACGCTGTTTCGCCGATTATTCTCACCGGTGATTGATAAATTGCTGTTCGCCGCGACGAAAGCCGACCATGTCACCCTCGACCAACATGCCAATATGGTGGCCTTGCTCCAGCAGCTCATTCAGGACGCCTGGCAAAATGCCGCGTTTGAAGGCATTAGTATGGATTGCCTGGGACTGGCTTCGGTACAGGCAACTACCAGCGGCGTAATTGAGGTCAATGGTGAAAAAATTCCAGCCTTGCGCGGAAATCGTTTGAGCGACGGCGCGCCGCTAACGGTTTACCCCGGTGAGGTGCCTTCTCGCTTGCCGGGACAAGCGTTCTGGGATAGCCAGGGTTTTCAGTTCGAAGCCTTTCGTCCGCAGGTGATGGATGTTGATAAACCGCTACCGCACATTCGTCTGGACGCGGCGCTGGAGTTTTTAATAGGAGATAAGCTGCGATGA
- a CDS encoding LacI family DNA-binding transcriptional regulator, with amino-acid sequence MSPTIYDIARVAGVSKSTVSRVLNKQTNISPEAREKVLHAIDELQYQPNKLARALTTSGFDAIMVISTRSAKTTTGNPFFSEVLHAITAKAEEEGFDVILQTSRSTENDLQKCESKIKQKLIKGIIMLSSPADETFFARLDKYDVPVVVIGKVEGQYNHVHSVDTDNFRDSIALTNALINHGHHRIACLHAPLDFHVSIDRVNGYKTSIKTHNLSLHEEWIIDGGYTHESALLAARKLLSQQPLPDAVFATDSLKLMSLYRVAAEKNIAIPQQLAVVGYSNEMLSFMLTPPPGGIDVPTQALGEQSCHLLFDLIAGKKAVKNITVNTRISLTTSLA; translated from the coding sequence ATGTCCCCCACTATTTATGATATCGCGCGTGTTGCGGGTGTTTCAAAATCGACGGTGTCACGCGTGCTCAATAAACAGACGAATATCTCGCCGGAAGCACGCGAAAAAGTTTTGCACGCCATTGATGAATTACAGTATCAGCCAAATAAGCTCGCCCGGGCGCTGACAACTTCCGGTTTTGACGCCATCATGGTTATTTCTACTCGATCTGCTAAAACCACTACGGGCAATCCATTTTTCTCAGAAGTATTACATGCGATTACCGCCAAAGCCGAAGAAGAAGGCTTTGACGTGATTTTACAAACTTCTCGGAGTACTGAGAACGATCTGCAAAAGTGTGAAAGTAAAATAAAACAAAAATTGATTAAAGGCATCATCATGCTTAGCTCACCTGCCGATGAAACTTTTTTCGCGCGGCTGGATAAATATGATGTTCCGGTGGTTGTAATTGGTAAGGTTGAAGGTCAATATAACCATGTTCATTCGGTTGATACCGATAATTTTCGTGACAGCATAGCGTTAACAAACGCCTTAATTAATCATGGTCATCACCGTATTGCCTGCCTACATGCGCCGCTTGATTTCCATGTTTCTATTGATCGCGTCAATGGCTATAAAACCAGTATCAAGACACATAATCTTTCCCTGCATGAAGAATGGATAATTGATGGGGGTTATACACATGAGAGCGCGCTGTTAGCCGCCAGAAAATTATTAAGTCAACAACCGTTACCAGACGCAGTATTTGCTACTGATAGTCTGAAGCTGATGAGCTTATATCGTGTCGCTGCCGAAAAAAATATTGCTATTCCTCAGCAGCTGGCCGTTGTGGGTTACAGTAATGAAATGCTTTCCTTCATGTTGACGCCACCGCCTGGCGGGATTGATGTCCCTACGCAGGCTTTAGGCGAACAAAGCTGTCATTTACTGTTTGACTTGATCGCCGGAAAAAAAGCAGTAAAAAATATCACCGTCAACACACGTATTTCGTTAACAACCTCTCTGGCTTAA
- a CDS encoding OmpG family monomeric porin yields MKTLLSSTALIMCAGMACAQAAENNNWHFNIGAMYEIENIEGQAEDMDGLGEPSIYFNAANGPWKISLAYYQEGPVDYSAGKRGTWFDRPELEIRYQFLESDDVNVGLTGGFRNYGYHYVNEPGKDTANMQRWKVQPDWDIKLTDDLRFSGWLAMYQFVNDLNITGYSDSRVESETGLNYTFNETVGLTVNYYLERGFNLADNRNNGEFSTQEIRAYLPISLGNTTLTPYTRLGLDRWSNWDWQDDPEREGHDFNRLGLLYAYDFQNGLSMTLEYAFEWEDHDEGESDKFHYAGIGINYAF; encoded by the coding sequence ATGAAAACCTTACTGTCCTCTACTGCATTGATTATGTGCGCAGGAATGGCTTGCGCACAAGCCGCTGAAAATAATAACTGGCATTTTAATATCGGTGCCATGTATGAAATAGAAAACATCGAAGGCCAGGCAGAAGATATGGATGGACTTGGCGAACCCTCCATCTATTTTAATGCAGCAAATGGTCCATGGAAAATTTCGCTGGCGTATTACCAGGAAGGCCCTGTCGATTATAGCGCAGGTAAACGGGGTACCTGGTTTGATCGTCCGGAGCTGGAAATTCGTTATCAATTTCTGGAAAGCGATGATGTCAACGTCGGGCTGACCGGCGGTTTCCGTAATTATGGCTACCATTATGTAAATGAACCCGGTAAAGATACCGCGAATATGCAACGCTGGAAAGTACAGCCGGACTGGGATATTAAACTTACGGATGATTTACGCTTCAGCGGCTGGCTGGCAATGTATCAGTTTGTCAATGATTTGAATATTACGGGTTATTCCGACAGCCGCGTAGAAAGCGAAACTGGCCTGAACTATACCTTCAATGAAACGGTTGGTTTGACGGTGAACTATTACCTGGAGCGGGGCTTTAATCTTGCAGACAACCGTAATAATGGTGAGTTTTCAACACAGGAGATTCGTGCCTATCTGCCCATTTCACTGGGTAATACCACACTGACGCCCTATACGCGTTTGGGGTTAGATCGCTGGTCTAACTGGGACTGGCAGGATGATCCCGAGCGCGAAGGCCATGACTTCAACCGCCTGGGGCTTTTATATGCATATGACTTTCAGAACGGCTTATCAATGACGCTGGAGTATGCCTTTGAATGGGAGGATCATGACGAAGGCGAGAGCGATAAATTCCATTATGCCGGGATAGGTATTAATTACGCTTTTTAA
- a CDS encoding ABC transporter ATP-binding protein codes for MAQLSLQCIQKIYDNQVHVVKDFNLEIADKEFIVFVGPSGCGKSTTLRMIAGLEEISAGDLLIDGKRMNDVPAKARNIAMVFQNYALYPHMSVYDNMAFGLKMQKIAPSIIEERVNWAAQILGLRDYLKRKPGALSGGQRQRVALGRAIVREAGVFLMDEPLSNLDAKLRVQMRAEISKLHQKLNTTMIYVTHDQTEAMTMATRIVIMKDGIIQQVGAPKVVYNHPANMFVAGFIGSPAMNFIRGSIDSNKFVTETLKLTIPQNKLDALVAQGYERKAVIMGIRPEDIYPENHNDNSVSARISVAELTGAEFMLYTTVGGHELVVRAGAINDYTAGENITIHFDMAKCHFFDAETEIAI; via the coding sequence ATGGCACAGCTTTCACTGCAATGTATTCAGAAAATATATGATAACCAGGTTCATGTGGTTAAGGATTTTAACCTGGAAATTGCCGATAAAGAGTTCATTGTATTTGTTGGTCCATCGGGCTGCGGAAAATCCACCACGCTGCGAATGATTGCCGGTCTGGAAGAAATTAGCGCAGGTGATTTACTGATTGACGGGAAGCGGATGAATGATGTTCCGGCAAAGGCGCGAAATATTGCGATGGTTTTTCAGAATTATGCGCTGTATCCGCATATGAGCGTTTACGACAACATGGCTTTTGGGCTGAAAATGCAAAAGATCGCGCCCTCGATCATTGAGGAGCGCGTTAACTGGGCGGCGCAGATTCTCGGACTGCGGGATTATCTGAAACGTAAGCCCGGCGCGCTGTCTGGCGGACAACGTCAGCGCGTAGCGCTTGGTCGGGCGATAGTGCGTGAAGCGGGCGTGTTCCTCATGGACGAACCCCTCTCTAACCTGGACGCTAAATTACGCGTTCAAATGCGGGCGGAAATCAGTAAATTGCACCAAAAACTGAATACCACCATGATATATGTCACACATGACCAAACCGAAGCCATGACGATGGCGACGCGTATAGTCATTATGAAAGACGGTATTATTCAGCAAGTCGGCGCGCCGAAAGTCGTTTATAACCATCCGGCAAATATGTTTGTGGCTGGATTTATTGGCTCTCCGGCAATGAATTTTATTCGCGGTTCTATTGATAGCAATAAATTTGTCACTGAAACGCTAAAGTTAACTATCCCGCAAAATAAGTTAGATGCCCTGGTTGCTCAGGGGTATGAGCGAAAAGCAGTGATTATGGGTATACGTCCGGAAGATATCTATCCTGAAAATCATAATGATAATAGCGTGTCAGCACGAATTAGCGTGGCGGAATTAACGGGGGCGGAGTTTATGCTTTACACCACCGTTGGGGGGCATGAACTGGTTGTTCGTGCCGGGGCAATTAATGATTATACAGCGGGAGAAAATATCACTATACATTTTGATATGGCGAAATGTCATTTCTTTGATGCTGAAACTGAAATCGCTATTTAA
- the pgmB gene encoding beta-phosphoglucomutase produces MKPQAIIFDLDGVITDTARLHFIAWKQIADEMDIVIDEAFNDSLKGISRIESLRRILRHGGKEGTLSESECLRWAARKNAIYVNSLRQLSPRAVLPGIRELLNTLTGLQIPTAIASVSLNAPAILQALGIADLFDFCADASKITRSKPDPEIFIAACKGLGVEPEKCIGIEDAQAGITAINACGMRSVGIGESLTGAGLLLPSTEYLTWPCLSAFWLNA; encoded by the coding sequence ATGAAACCTCAGGCCATCATTTTTGATTTAGACGGTGTGATTACCGATACCGCGCGTCTTCATTTTATAGCGTGGAAACAAATCGCAGATGAGATGGATATTGTTATCGACGAAGCCTTCAATGACAGTTTAAAAGGCATTAGCCGGATTGAGTCACTGCGGCGTATTTTACGGCATGGCGGAAAAGAGGGGACCTTAAGTGAAAGTGAATGCCTGCGCTGGGCAGCACGTAAAAATGCAATTTATGTCAACTCCTTGCGCCAGTTATCACCCCGTGCCGTTTTACCGGGTATCCGGGAATTATTAAATACGCTGACCGGGTTGCAGATCCCGACGGCGATCGCCTCTGTATCGCTTAACGCGCCTGCTATTTTACAGGCGCTTGGTATTGCCGACCTTTTTGATTTTTGTGCCGATGCGTCGAAAATCACGCGTTCCAAGCCAGACCCGGAAATTTTTATCGCGGCGTGTAAAGGGCTGGGCGTCGAACCGGAAAAATGTATCGGTATTGAAGACGCGCAGGCGGGGATAACGGCGATTAACGCATGTGGAATGCGATCCGTAGGGATTGGTGAGTCGCTTACAGGAGCAGGACTGCTTCTCCCTTCGACAGAATACCTGACGTGGCCGTGTTTATCGGCTTTCTGGCTAAATGCATAA
- a CDS encoding glycoside hydrolase family 65 protein, whose amino-acid sequence MMKPAILTDPGFCPHTLNKHATLMASGNGYLGVRACHEEAYTVQTRGMFLAGLYHRAGRGEINELVNLPDVIGTEITLNGEIFSLLSGTIESWHREIDFASGELRRSLIWRAPNGMRFAIDSRRFVSAETLPLLAMEITIAPLDADASIAMSTGIDATMTNHGRQHLDEAQVRVFGQHYLQGIYTTQDGRNDIAITSYCCVKGEVQRCFTAKDRRLLQHNGAQVNVGERLVLEKLTWIEWTSERRNSLESWGRQSLRLLENCVGQGYDALLAVTTANWSSWWKRHRVQVVSTASDDQQMLDFALYHLRIMTPEHDERSSIAAKGLTGEGYKGHIFWDTEVFLLPFHLFTSPEIARRLLRYRWHNLPGAREKARRNGWQGALFPWESARSGEEETPEFAAINIRTGLRQKVASALAEHHLVADIAWAVIHYWHATHDINFMSREGMALLMETAKFWMSRATEVNGRLEIHDVIGPDEYTEHVNNNAFTNYMAHYNVEQALEFSRSQGCTDEAFIHRAEHFLRHLWLPDIQPNGVLPQDDTFLSKPVIDLAKYKAKAGKQTILLDYSRAEVNEMQILKQADVVMLAYMQPTLFTPHTWLANLRFYEPRTIHDSSLSKAIHGIVATRCGDPFMGYQFWRDGARIDLGDDPHSCDEGIHAAATGAIWLGAIQGFAGLRICRGELHLEPALPEAWSELSFPIQWKGVDIFITISVENIKVISTHPVDMWICGQSVAIDGEQLFARRPFFSSINGTATREGK is encoded by the coding sequence ATGATGAAGCCTGCAATATTAACCGACCCGGGGTTTTGCCCGCATACTCTGAATAAACACGCTACGCTCATGGCGTCAGGCAATGGTTATCTGGGCGTTCGCGCCTGTCATGAAGAAGCATACACGGTGCAAACTCGCGGCATGTTTCTGGCGGGGCTCTATCATCGGGCAGGCCGCGGCGAGATAAATGAGCTGGTTAATCTCCCCGATGTGATTGGCACAGAAATCACCCTGAATGGCGAAATCTTTTCGCTTTTGAGCGGAACAATTGAATCCTGGCACCGGGAAATCGACTTTGCCAGCGGCGAGTTGCGTCGTTCCTTAATTTGGCGGGCACCGAATGGGATGCGCTTCGCGATTGATAGCCGACGTTTTGTTTCCGCGGAGACGTTACCGTTACTGGCGATGGAGATAACCATTGCGCCGCTGGACGCCGATGCCAGTATCGCCATGTCGACGGGTATCGACGCCACGATGACTAACCATGGGCGCCAACATCTGGACGAAGCGCAGGTCAGGGTTTTTGGCCAGCATTACTTGCAGGGTATTTATACAACGCAGGATGGACGCAACGATATTGCCATCACCTCATATTGCTGTGTAAAAGGCGAGGTGCAACGTTGTTTCACGGCAAAAGATCGCCGTTTGCTGCAGCATAACGGCGCGCAGGTAAACGTCGGGGAACGGCTTGTGCTGGAAAAACTGACGTGGATTGAGTGGACCTCCGAACGGCGGAATTCGCTCGAAAGCTGGGGGCGTCAGTCGCTACGGCTGCTGGAAAACTGCGTCGGGCAGGGCTATGACGCGTTGTTGGCAGTGACGACGGCGAACTGGTCTTCGTGGTGGAAACGTCACCGTGTGCAGGTTGTCAGTACGGCCAGTGATGATCAACAGATGCTTGACTTCGCGCTTTATCATTTACGTATCATGACGCCGGAACACGATGAGCGGAGCAGTATTGCCGCAAAGGGGCTCACGGGAGAGGGGTATAAAGGCCACATTTTCTGGGATACCGAGGTGTTCTTGTTGCCATTCCATCTGTTTACCTCGCCAGAAATTGCCAGGCGGCTGTTACGCTACCGCTGGCATAATTTGCCTGGCGCGCGTGAGAAGGCGAGACGCAATGGCTGGCAGGGCGCATTGTTCCCGTGGGAAAGCGCACGTAGCGGCGAGGAAGAAACGCCAGAATTTGCCGCAATCAATATCCGTACCGGATTACGGCAAAAAGTGGCTTCTGCTCTGGCGGAACACCATCTGGTTGCCGATATCGCCTGGGCGGTTATCCACTACTGGCACGCTACCCACGATATCAATTTTATGTCCCGCGAGGGCATGGCGCTGTTAATGGAAACGGCTAAATTCTGGATGAGCCGGGCGACAGAAGTAAATGGTCGCCTGGAAATTCATGATGTTATTGGGCCGGATGAATATACCGAACATGTCAATAATAACGCCTTTACCAATTATATGGCGCACTACAATGTGGAACAGGCGCTTGAGTTTTCCCGTTCACAGGGATGTACGGATGAAGCATTTATTCATCGTGCGGAACATTTTTTACGCCACCTCTGGTTACCGGATATCCAACCGAATGGCGTATTGCCACAGGATGATACATTTCTCAGTAAGCCGGTTATTGATTTAGCAAAATATAAAGCGAAGGCGGGTAAGCAAACTATCTTGCTGGATTACTCCCGGGCTGAAGTCAACGAGATGCAAATTCTCAAACAGGCAGATGTGGTGATGCTGGCTTATATGCAGCCGACGTTATTTACCCCGCATACATGGCTGGCGAATCTTCGTTTTTATGAGCCGCGTACCATCCATGATTCTTCTTTAAGTAAAGCGATCCACGGTATCGTGGCAACCCGCTGTGGCGATCCCTTCATGGGATATCAATTCTGGCGTGATGGTGCGCGAATCGATCTTGGTGACGATCCGCACAGCTGTGATGAGGGAATTCATGCCGCTGCAACGGGGGCTATTTGGCTGGGGGCAATCCAGGGGTTTGCTGGCTTGCGTATTTGTCGTGGTGAACTCCATCTGGAGCCCGCGTTGCCTGAAGCGTGGTCTGAATTGTCATTTCCGATACAGTGGAAAGGCGTTGACATCTTTATCACGATAAGCGTGGAAAACATTAAGGTTATCAGTACGCATCCTGTCGATATGTGGATCTGTGGCCAATCGGTGGCGATTGACGGCGAGCAACTCTTCGCCCGGCGCCCCTTTTTTTCATCCATAAATGGGACCGCTACCAGGGAGGGTAAATGA
- a CDS encoding Gfo/Idh/MocA family protein: MKSAITSSPLRVAIIGAGQVADKVHASYYCTRDDLELVAVCDSRLSQAQALAEKYGSASVWDDPEKMLSDVQPDIVSICSPNRFHYEHAMMALKAGCHVMCEKPPAMTPEEAMEMCITARRMQKVLAYDFHHRFALDTQLLREQVMSGTLGEIYVTNARALRRCGVPGWGVFTNKTLQGGGPLIDIGIHMLDAAMYVLGFPAVKRVCAHSYQKIGTRKNCGQFGQWDPLTYSVEDSLFGTIEFHNGGILRLETAFALNIPEQSVMNVNFCGDMAGATLFPAQIYNDMNGELNVLFRRDVADDNRHCRSMEAFVNHVQGEPVMIADAEQGLVIQQLVAALYHAAETGTCVEL; encoded by the coding sequence GTGAAAAGTGCAATCACAAGCTCTCCGCTGCGGGTCGCCATTATTGGTGCGGGCCAGGTAGCGGATAAGGTTCATGCTTCGTACTACTGCACCCGCGACGATCTGGAACTGGTGGCTGTCTGTGACAGCCGCCTGTCTCAGGCGCAAGCGCTGGCAGAAAAATACGGTAGCGCCTCAGTCTGGGATGATCCGGAAAAAATGCTAAGCGATGTACAACCGGACATCGTCAGCATTTGTTCGCCAAATCGTTTTCATTATGAACACGCCATGATGGCGTTAAAAGCGGGTTGTCATGTGATGTGTGAAAAGCCGCCAGCGATGACGCCTGAGGAAGCGATGGAGATGTGCATTACGGCGCGGCGAATGCAGAAAGTTTTGGCTTATGATTTTCACCATCGCTTTGCGTTAGATACGCAACTGCTGCGTGAGCAGGTGATGTCCGGCACGCTTGGCGAGATTTATGTCACTAATGCCCGGGCGTTGCGTCGCTGCGGCGTTCCGGGATGGGGGGTATTTACCAACAAAACCTTGCAGGGCGGCGGACCATTGATCGACATCGGTATTCATATGCTGGATGCGGCGATGTATGTCCTGGGATTCCCGGCTGTAAAACGCGTCTGTGCGCACAGCTATCAAAAAATTGGTACGCGCAAAAACTGCGGCCAATTTGGTCAGTGGGACCCGTTGACTTATAGCGTTGAGGATTCCCTGTTTGGCACGATTGAGTTCCACAACGGAGGGATCTTACGTCTCGAAACCGCCTTTGCTTTGAATATTCCGGAACAATCAGTAATGAATGTGAACTTTTGCGGTGATATGGCCGGGGCGACGCTCTTTCCGGCACAGATCTATAACGATATGAATGGCGAATTAAATGTGCTGTTCAGACGAGATGTTGCCGATGACAATCGCCACTGTCGCAGCATGGAAGCCTTCGTTAATCATGTACAGGGGGAACCCGTCATGATAGCAGACGCTGAGCAGGGGCTCGTCATTCAACAACTGGTGGCCGCGTTATATCACGCCGCTGAAACAGGAACGTGCGTGGAATTATGA
- a CDS encoding sugar phosphate isomerase/epimerase family protein produces MKIGTQNQAFFPENILEKFRYIKAMGFDGFEIDGKLLVNNLEEVKAAIQETGLPVTTACGGYDGWIGDFIEERRLKGLKQIERILEALAEVGGQGIIVPAAWGMFTFRLPPMTSPRSLEGDRKAVSDSLRYLDNVAERTGTTVYLEPLNRYQDHMINTLADARRYIVENNLKHVRIIGDFYHMNIEEDDMVKALHDNRDLLGHVHIADNHRYQPGTGTLNFSALFEQLRQDNYQGYVVYEGRVRAENLSEAYRESLAWLRTC; encoded by the coding sequence ATGAAAATTGGGACACAGAATCAAGCCTTCTTTCCGGAAAATATCCTGGAGAAATTTCGTTATATCAAAGCGATGGGATTTGATGGTTTTGAAATTGACGGCAAATTGCTTGTTAACAATCTGGAGGAGGTAAAAGCCGCTATTCAGGAAACGGGCTTACCGGTGACTACAGCCTGCGGCGGCTATGACGGCTGGATCGGTGATTTTATTGAAGAACGCCGTCTGAAAGGACTTAAACAAATCGAACGCATTCTTGAAGCCTTAGCCGAAGTGGGCGGTCAGGGCATTATCGTTCCAGCCGCATGGGGAATGTTTACTTTCCGCCTGCCCCCAATGACGTCACCGCGCAGTCTGGAAGGCGACCGTAAAGCGGTCAGTGATTCGCTACGTTACCTCGACAACGTCGCTGAGCGCACGGGGACAACCGTATACCTGGAGCCGCTAAACCGCTATCAGGATCACATGATTAACACTCTGGCCGACGCGCGCCGGTATATCGTCGAAAACAATCTCAAACATGTGCGGATAATCGGCGATTTTTACCATATGAATATTGAAGAAGATGACATGGTGAAAGCGCTGCATGATAACCGCGATCTATTAGGTCACGTGCACATTGCGGATAACCATCGTTATCAACCGGGTACGGGCACGTTAAATTTTAGTGCGCTATTTGAGCAACTGCGTCAGGACAATTATCAAGGCTATGTGGTGTATGAAGGGCGCGTCAGGGCAGAAAATTTGTCAGAAGCGTACCGTGAATCATTGGCCTGGCTGCGCACGTGCTAA
- a CDS encoding zinc-dependent alcohol dehydrogenase, protein MKKLIATEPRVAALVEYEDRAILANEVKIRVLYGAPKHGTEVVDFRAASPFIDEDFNPEWQMFMPRPEGAPRGIEFGKFQLGNMVVGDITECGSEVTDYTVGDRVCGYGPLSETVIINAVNNYKLRKMPEGGSWKNAVCYDPAQFAMSGVRDANVRVGDFVVIVGLGAIGQIAVQLAKKAGASVVIGVDPIAHRCDIARRHGADFCLSPGGTDVGMEIKKLTGKQGADVIIETSGYADALQSALRGLAYGGTISYVAFAKPFAAGFNLGREAHFNNAKIVFARACSEPNPDYPRWSRKRIEETCWELLMNGYLDCEEIIDPVVTFASSPESYMEYVDRHPEKSIKMGVTF, encoded by the coding sequence ATGAAAAAGTTAATTGCCACTGAACCGCGTGTTGCGGCGCTGGTGGAATATGAAGATCGTGCGATTCTGGCGAATGAAGTAAAAATTCGCGTGTTATATGGGGCGCCGAAACATGGAACTGAGGTGGTCGATTTCCGCGCCGCCAGCCCGTTTATTGATGAGGACTTTAATCCTGAGTGGCAAATGTTTATGCCAAGGCCGGAAGGCGCGCCGCGCGGTATTGAATTCGGTAAATTCCAACTCGGTAATATGGTTGTCGGGGATATTACCGAATGTGGAAGTGAAGTCACCGATTATACGGTGGGCGACCGGGTATGTGGTTATGGCCCGCTTTCTGAGACGGTAATCATCAATGCTGTGAATAATTATAAATTGCGCAAGATGCCGGAAGGTGGCTCGTGGAAAAATGCGGTCTGTTATGACCCGGCTCAGTTTGCGATGAGCGGCGTACGGGATGCCAACGTGCGCGTGGGAGATTTTGTGGTCATTGTTGGATTGGGCGCGATTGGGCAAATCGCAGTTCAGCTGGCGAAAAAAGCCGGTGCATCCGTGGTCATCGGCGTCGATCCAATCGCTCACCGTTGTGATATCGCCCGTCGTCATGGCGCCGACTTTTGCCTCAGTCCTGGCGGGACGGATGTTGGCATGGAGATTAAAAAACTGACGGGTAAGCAGGGCGCGGATGTGATCATTGAAACCAGTGGTTATGCCGATGCATTGCAGTCAGCGCTGCGCGGTCTGGCGTATGGCGGGACTATTTCTTACGTCGCCTTCGCTAAACCGTTTGCGGCGGGCTTCAACCTGGGACGCGAAGCGCATTTTAACAACGCTAAAATTGTTTTCGCTCGCGCCTGTAGCGAACCGAATCCGGACTACCCGCGCTGGAGTCGTAAACGTATTGAAGAGACCTGCTGGGAACTACTGATGAACGGTTATCTCGACTGCGAAGAGATTATTGATCCGGTCGTAACGTTTGCCTCCAGTCCGGAAAGCTATATGGAGTATGTCGACAGGCATCCGGAAAAGAGCATCAAAATGGGCGTGACATTTTAA